Below is a genomic region from Brassica rapa cultivar Chiifu-401-42 chromosome A08, CAAS_Brap_v3.01, whole genome shotgun sequence.
TCCAAAAGCCCGCTCCACATCTTTCCGGGTTGATTCTTGAAGTTTAGCAAATAACTCTGCTTTTGGACCTTGAGGTAGTgagatagattggataaatgttgaccagttTGGATAAATACCGTCCGTGAGGTAGTACGCCAAATTATACATGTGTCCGTTGACCACGTACTCTACCCTCGGAGCCCGACCTTGaataatgtcatcaaaaacaggagaccgatcgaggacattaatatcgtttaaggtaCCTGGTAGACCGAAGAaagcgtgccatatccaaagatcttgtgaagcTACTGCCTCTAACACAATTGACGGTTTTGTTGATCCCCGGGTGTACTGTCCTTTCCAAGCCGTTGGGCAATTTTTCCACCtccaatgcatacagtcgatgcttccTACCATCCCCGGAAACCCGCGTATCTCTCCAATATGGAGTAGTCGCTGAAGATCCTCTTCTGTCGGTCTTCGTAGATACTCATTACCAAATAACTGAATTATTCCTTCATTAAAATGCTTTAAACACGAAATGGCCGTGCTTTCACCAACTCTGAGATATTCATCAACCGCGTCAGCTGCAGAACCATAAGCAAGGAGACGAATGGCGGCTgtacatttttgtagtggtGAAAGACCAAACCTCCCCGTGGCATCTCTTCTTTGTTGAAAGAATGGAACGTGTTCTGAGAGGCGATGGACAATAcgcaagaataattctttgttCATACGAAAACGGCGTCTGAATAAATACGGCGGAAATGTCGCATCTTCACTGAAGTAATCATTCCATAATCGGTTGTGTCCGATTTCGCGGTCTCGTTCTATATAAGCGCGTTTCTTCGGCTTAGAGGGTTGGGATTCCAAAATGTTGATGTAGGTTTCATCTATGATATCGTCGATAATTTCGTCCAATCTTTCTTCAACTTCATCGGATGACGATGATGACATTTTTTTAGTATCTCCTGGAAAAAAATTATGGTTTGTTTAactgaaagaaagaaataaaaattaaaattttagtagaaacaaaacatgatattttttaataatcctTACTTTGATTCCTTTGAATTTTGCATATTGCTTCAtagataattaaaaattcaaactAAACATGTTTAAATTCATAGATAATAATTAACAAACGTTGATGATTTGTATTCAATCTAATGGAAACTAAGTATAGATCAAAATAAAACGTTGATGATTTGTATTCGATTAACCAAATGTTGATGATTATTTGTATTCAATATTATGGAAACTCagaataaaatgaaatttgCTTGAACCAAGACGTTTAAAGAGACGATTTTACCTTCTCACCTTTCTACCTGTGCTATTTTGCTTGAACCAAGAAGTTTAAAGAGATTGAAAGAGTTAATAGAGAAGAGTTTGTTTGATTGAAAGAGAAGCATTCAGAATTTGATATACATTACAAGTACTAAGTAGGGAAAGAGAACAAAGTTGCATACAAGAAATAAACTAAAACGATAAAACAGCTGCACTTATACAAGTGAAACTTGACACCCGTGACTTCCTCCACACCCGTGACAAACTTCAAACTCCCGTGACTGCGATAAAGACCAACAGACTCTGACTACTCCAGACAGACACTCCCGTGACTTCTACACCTGCTAAAACAAATAAGACAAGCGTTAGTAAACAACAAACATGAAAAAATTACTTGTAACAGCTAACTACTCGACATGTTACTACCTACACTCATAACATATTAGACATAAGTTTCAGCTGAAGAGCTTTTTCCATCTCAGTAAGAGGGTCTTTTTTGGCGAGTAGACGGTCAAGCAACTTCTGCTTAGAGAGTTTATCTTTCATTTCCATTATGACTTGTATTTGTGACAAGGACTCTTCTGcaacactcttcttcttcttcgtagcAGCTTTAGCTGCCTTGACCCCCACGGGTCTAAccacttcttcttctctaacAACCTCCACCCCTTTGCGCTTTTCCTTCCCACTTCCCTTAGCCAAATAGGTAGAGGACCATTTCTGGTCATGCCTCAACTCTCTCCAGGCATGTTCCATGCTAAACTTGACCGAGTACTGATTGGAGAAGTTATCCAAAGCAGCTATCATGACATCATCATCGTTTTGCCCACTACTCTGCTCCCTCAGTGCTGTGTCATAGCAGCCTACGAACTTGCACACTTGCTCGTTAATCCGAGCCCACCTCTGCTTGCACTGACCAAGCTCTCTAGGCACTGTTCCCACCAGTTGAGGGCTTTTGTTGTAGTAGTCAACAATGCGGCTCCAGAACCTAGCAGCTTTCTGCTCATTGCTCACCACCGCATCCTTACTCGTGTTAAGCCAAGCTCCGATTAGGATTTTGTCCTCCTTAGTAGACCAAGGCCTCCTCTCCTTCCTAACAGGAGAGTCCACAGCAGATTCGACAGTAGGAGACGCATCAGGACCTTGGGTCCCGAACCAAAAAGGTTCGGGTGAATCAAGGTCTACTGGGGACTGAGATTGACTAAACAGGAGGTTAACATAACTTGTATTGTTCGCAGCCATGTTTTCAGATTTGTCTAACTCAGAATTGTGGTAGCTAACTTAAGTAGGGGAGCTTAAACTAAGAAACATTTAAAGTTGCAGTTGGGAAGCTAACTAGTTCTATTAAACACCAATCAAATCAACCTAAGACCCAGTTGTGTCCCATGTGTTTTATTCCCTATCTGTTTAGACCAACCTCATTTATAGGGTTCTTAAACTTATGTATCTCActttaaccaaaaataaataattatatttaaattaattgatatctTGAAATTTTAAGAGATTTAATTAGTGATACATAAAAATCTGAAGAGAGATTTAGCCACTTTTGTAATGAAGTTTTATTACTGGcactataaatattttttatttttaataatctaTTTTCCCCACTTAATTATGaataaaaattaggataaatCATACAGCTTCGAGCTTCCCATTCAATTTTAGCTTCCTTTTGCCATTTAGACATGTGTTTATTTCCGCTTATATCTCGGGGGCGATAAACCGCGTGCCATCAAGCGCGTGAGCTCACGCAATCCTCGCGAGCTGCCTGTGACTCTCTTCCCCCCTAGGGTTTTCGTCTTCCTGCAAAATCAATAGCGATTTGGGTGCTAAAGCTCCTCTCTTTCAATCTCAAATCAATCTTCGATTCGGCGTCAATCTCACTCCTCCGACCTCAAAACCCTAGAGAAACCCTAATCGGAATGTCTTCTGATCACGGAGGTGGAGGAGcttcgaagaagaagaaccaccagAACCGATCCAAACCAATGGCGGGCCCCAGACCCAACCGATCGGTCCCACTCCCCTCGGAGGACGACGACTACCCGATGCTCAAGGTCAGCTTGAGCTCAATCTCCAAGCTCGAAGTTCGGAACTTGAAACGGAAACTAACGGCTGAGCTAGACGAAGTTAGGAGCTTGATGACGCGGTTCGATCCCCAGCCTCAGAGTAAGAAGATGAAACAAACAGGTAACAAGAAAGGTACTGCTCAGATTCTCAAGAGCTGCAACGCTCTGCTTACTAAGCTGATGAAGCATAAGGATGGGTGGGTGTTTAATGTTCCTGTGGATGCTAAAGGACTCGGCTTGCATGATTATCATAGTATTGTTAAGGAGCCTATGGATTTGGGGACTGTGAAGGCTAAGCTAGGAGGTGGTTTGTATGAGTCTCCGCTTGATTTTGCGGAAGATGTGAGGCTTACTTTTAATAATGCGATATTGTATAACCCTGTTGGGCATGAGGTGCATAGTATGGCTAAGTTTCTGTTGAACATGTTTGAAGAGAAGTGGGTTTCTATTGAGGTTCAGTTTGATAATCTCCATAGGAAGGTTAAACCGACTCGCGACGTTGCGTTGTTCTCTCCTCCTGTTGTGGAGGCGTTGccagctcctcctcctccgctgCTTCCGCCTGCAGTGGTTGAAGAGAGGACTTTGGAGAGAGCAGAAGAGTCTATGACGACGCCTGTGGAGCCTGAAACTGTGACTACTAGTGCCCTCGAGAAGCctgaagaggaggaagaggaggcgCCTGTTGATGTTAGGGACTTGACGATGGATGAGAAGCGGAGACTCAGTGAAGAGCTTCAGGACTTGCCTTATGATAAACTAGAGACGGTTGTTCAGATTATCAAGAAGAGTAATCCGGAGCTCTCTCAGCAAGATGATGAGATTGAGCTTGATATTGACAGTGTTGACATCCAAACGCTTTGGGAGCTTTATAGATTTGTGATTGGGTATAAGGAGGGGTTGAGCAATAAAAAGGAGGATCAGGGGTTTGGTTCGGAGAGAGATGCTGAATCTGTTCACAATAGTATCCAAGAACCTGTAAGCTTCTCTTCCTTGGGTAATTGTTTCAGGTCTTTTTGATCTTAATGGTTTAGGCTAATATCATTGTTGCTTCTTTGCTTTCAGACCATTCTAGCAACTGGCACTGAAACATCGAGAGCTAATGAATCAGGTGAGGTTTTTAGCTCACAATGTCGGATGTAATTACTAACTAGTATCTAATTACACATGGAATAATGATTATTGTAACCAGGAAAAGCAATTCGCATGTCATCTCCTGGTCGGCAAGAAAACAACCCAGGTGGATCAAGTAGTTCTAATAGTTCTAGCAGTGACACAGGCTCTGGCTCTAGTGGTAAGTGTTAAAAACTTTTGTCAGCTCTTTCACCTTATCAGCATATCATGACTCACATAGTCACATTGCTCTTTTTAAATTGATTTGCAGATTCTGACAGTGACAGCTCCTCCGGACGTGGATCAGATACGGGTAACTAGCACCTGAGAAGTTTAAAAAGTGTCTAGCTTTAGAGTCAGTGTTGTCATGTTGTTACCCATTTCTTTCAATAGCACacttagatttttttctacGTTGATGACTTTTACCAGTCTGGATTGTTTGTTTTCTGTATTAGGTTTTTGTTACTGTACAGAAGAAATGAACAACTTTTAGATGTCACTGTCTCTCATCATTGATCTAATAAACTTGATTGCTTACTTGCCTCTTAACTGAAGCAATCCTTCAAAGAAACTAGAAAAGGCAAGAGCAAGAATTTGATTTTCCCATATAAGAATCAGATTGGATcttagtgtatatatattgttcaaagCATCACATGAGTTTCACAAAAATAGAACAGTTAAGCATGTATAGCTAGCTCCCCACTCACAATCTTATCATTACAATAGCTCCCACTCAGAATCTTCTGATGCAAATGGCACGTTTGGCTCTGAGCTTTTGGTGTTTAGAGATGCTGTCTCATGTTTCTTAGTGTTCATCGCATCACAACCCATTTCTGCATCTCCGAACCATATTGCAAGCTGCTCATActccttctctcttcttcttttcgaAGTTAAAGCATCCATAATCTTTCCCTGTTGATTATGATAAAAGAAGAAACGTATTACGAAACAATGGATTGGAAGAGCAGTATTCAATTTCCTACAGGATGAGACTATAATCTATGTCCCCATTTGTTTTGAAACTTGTTTAAAACAAGGTTTTGtatgagagaaagagagagagaggacctTGAATGATCTGAGCTGCCTGCTCCTGTCACGAGTTGCATACAGCAAATTGTCGTCAAAATCAGAAGGGTCTTCTCGAAATGTCATGTCGTACAAATCAATAGTATCCAATGGAGCCTCATCGAAGTCTTCAATGAAGAACTCATCTTGATTAACTACACATTAAAAGTTGCACACATGATGAAACTTATCCCAAAAACTTGTAGAAAAACATGAGCAACACAGAGAACAAACCCATCATAGAGTTGCTGCTAAAGGATCTCATGTTTGCCACTTTGTCATGACCAGGAGCAGCTGGAGTCTCTGTACAATTCCCAGAGAGAGATACAAAAGTATCATCATCATTACATGCCTGAGAAGACTTTGGATCGTTGCGGCAAAGGGAAGTGGTTGCTTTCTGATCACAATCACCCTGCTCTGTACGCAAACGATGATCTGGTTCACCATCCCTTACAGAATCCAATCCTGGAGGATCACTTGAACTCAAGGAAACCTTACCCTGTCAAAAACATAACAGAACCTTCATTTCCTTGTACTCTCGGAGACTTTCAGAAACAAGCTAGCAATAAAAAAAGGTACCTGAGCAGCCAAACTGTCCACCTCCACAAGAATGGTTTCAAGCTTACGGTAGATTTTACCATACCAAGCTCTTCCTTTGGATTCTGTATTCATCCCTCACACACACAAGGACACCACACCACACTGAAAACGTAACACCAAATCCCAAATTAAATACATTTCTGAAACAAGATTGACTTCTAAACGCAGATGAAAACAAGAACCTTTCAATATTAAGTTAAAGAAAGTAAAAGTCTCAAACTTTCGAAACAGCTTATGCTTTTATCAGACCAAGATGTTAAAAACCAAAGAATCTTTTAGCAGTTTGGTCGGAAAAGTTTTTTTCCTTAACTTTTTTAACGTGTTACAAAAGACCAGACAATTCTATCGAAATCGTGATCAAAAGCACATGGATAGTAAAATTCTTACGCGCATAGAATTGGACGAAAGAAAAAGTGAGATTGTGAGGGAGAAAGGGGcagagaagaagtggaggaggcaaagagataaaaaaaaaaaacctaaaacacCGATATAGATGAAGATCAatgaaagaaaagagagagaccCGAGAAATAGACTTGACGAAGAAGACGAGCCCGGAAAATAAATAagtttcttttctctttttctttaataattacaaagatAGATCATAGATCTAAATAGGTTAACTTGGGCTTGGTTTGGGCCCTTATATAGTGTAAACCCTTGAGACGAATACAAAACCAATTAATAGGGTTATCATAAGAGAAATTCTTTGGGATCTCTAGCGAAGAAAACGACGGAGATAAATTTTATTAAGTGAGAGTTATTAGTTGTTGTATTTTAGTGGCTTtgaaaatccgaactaaatTTAATGTTGTTAATTCTAtgatttttaaatctgaaaatcatATGTTATTGGTTGCCAATCTCTCTCACACCATTGGAAAATCACAGTATCGTCAAGTTCTTGGCCAAGTTATTAGTGTTCGATTTATTGTAGACCAAAAGGGTAAGCGTGTGGGGTGTGGCTTTGTTGACCTTGCTTCTGCGGAGGAAGCAACAATGGCTGTGCAAGAAAAGAATGGTGCTAAGCTTTT
It encodes:
- the LOC103836279 gene encoding putative nuclease HARBI1 → MSSSSSDEVEERLDEIIDDIIDETYINILESQPSKPKKRAYIERDREIGHNRLWNDYFSEDATFPPYLFRRRFRMNKELFLRIVHRLSEHVPFFQQRRDATGRFGLSPLQKCTAAIRLLAYGSAADAVDEYLRVGESTAISCLKHFNEGIIQLFGNEYLRRPTEEDLQRLLHIGEIRGFPGMVGSIDCMHWRWKNCPTAWKGQYTRGSTKPSIVLEAVASQDLWIWHAFFGLPGTLNDINVLDRSPVFDDIIQGRAPRVEYVVNGHMYNLAYYLTDGIYPNWSTFIQSISLPQGPKAELFAKLQESTRKDVERAFGVLQARFAIVKNPALSWDQQQIGMTTRACIILHNMIVENERDGYGTQYDPSEFEEEDVASSSRVHKSRGTDIPPSINEMRATRIQIRESEIHHQLKNDLIENIWNKFGDEN
- the LOC103836280 gene encoding glutathione S-transferase T3-like, coding for MAANNTSYVNLLFSQSQSPVDLDSPEPFWFGTQGPDASPTVESAVDSPVRKERRPWSTKEDKILIGAWLNTSKDAVVSNEQKAARFWSRIVDYYNKSPQLVGTVPRELGQCKQRWARINEQVCKFVGCYDTALREQSSGQNDDDVMIAALDNFSNQYSVKFSMEHAWRELRHDQKWSSTYLAKGSGKEKRKGVEVVREEEVVRPVGVKAAKAATKKKKSVAEESLSQIQVIMEMKDKLSKQKLLDRLLAKKDPLTEMEKALQLKLMSNML
- the LOC103835940 gene encoding transcription factor GTE5, chloroplastic, with protein sequence MSSDHGGGGASKKKNHQNRSKPMAGPRPNRSVPLPSEDDDYPMLKVSLSSISKLEVRNLKRKLTAELDEVRSLMTRFDPQPQSKKMKQTGNKKGTAQILKSCNALLTKLMKHKDGWVFNVPVDAKGLGLHDYHSIVKEPMDLGTVKAKLGGGLYESPLDFAEDVRLTFNNAILYNPVGHEVHSMAKFLLNMFEEKWVSIEVQFDNLHRKVKPTRDVALFSPPVVEALPAPPPPLLPPAVVEERTLERAEESMTTPVEPETVTTSALEKPEEEEEEAPVDVRDLTMDEKRRLSEELQDLPYDKLETVVQIIKKSNPELSQQDDEIELDIDSVDIQTLWELYRFVIGYKEGLSNKKEDQGFGSERDAESVHNSIQEPTILATGTETSRANESGKAIRMSSPGRQENNPGGSSSSNSSSSDTGSGSSDSDSDSSSGRGSDTGN
- the LOC103835941 gene encoding uncharacterized protein LOC103835941, with translation MNTESKGRAWYGKIYRKLETILVEVDSLAAQGKVSLSSSDPPGLDSVRDGEPDHRLRTEQGDCDQKATTSLCRNDPKSSQACNDDDTFVSLSGNCTETPAAPGHDKVANMRSFSSNSMMVNQDEFFIEDFDEAPLDTIDLYDMTFREDPSDFDDNLLYATRDRSRQLRSFKGKIMDALTSKRRREKEYEQLAIWFGDAEMGCDAMNTKKHETASLNTKSSEPNVPFASEDSEWELL